The Saccharothrix variisporea genome has a segment encoding these proteins:
- the trpS gene encoding tryptophan--tRNA ligase, translated as MSAANTAESQATPVSRPRVLSGIQPTAGSFHLGNYLGAIRQWVALQETHDAFYCVVDLHAITVEQDPKVLRQNTRTSAAQLLALGIDPDTATLFVQSHVPEHAQLGWVLQCLTGFGEASRMTQFKDKSARQETQVGVGLFTYPILQAADILLYNAHHVPVGEDQRQHLELTRDLAQRFNTRYGKTFRLPEAYIVKDTAKIYDLQDPTAKMSKSVPTGVVELLEDVKRSAKKIRSAVTDTGREIAYDPENKPGVSNLLVIYSALSGRTIDELVADYAGKGYGDLKKDLGEVFSEFVTPVQEKVTTYLSDPAELDKVLAKGAERAREVASKTLARAYDKVGFLPSGA; from the coding sequence GTGTCTGCTGCGAACACCGCTGAGAGCCAGGCCACTCCGGTGAGCCGCCCCCGCGTCCTGTCCGGCATCCAGCCGACGGCCGGGTCGTTCCACCTCGGCAACTACCTCGGCGCGATCCGCCAGTGGGTGGCGCTGCAGGAGACGCACGACGCCTTCTACTGCGTGGTCGACCTGCACGCCATCACGGTGGAGCAGGACCCGAAGGTGCTCCGGCAGAACACGCGCACCTCCGCCGCCCAACTCCTGGCCCTCGGCATCGACCCGGACACGGCCACGCTGTTCGTCCAGAGCCACGTCCCCGAGCACGCCCAGCTCGGCTGGGTCCTCCAGTGCCTCACCGGGTTCGGCGAGGCCAGTCGGATGACGCAGTTCAAGGACAAGTCCGCCCGCCAGGAGACCCAGGTCGGCGTCGGCCTGTTCACCTACCCGATCCTCCAGGCCGCGGACATCCTGCTCTACAACGCCCACCACGTCCCGGTCGGCGAGGACCAGCGGCAGCACCTCGAACTCACCCGGGACCTCGCCCAGCGGTTCAACACCCGCTACGGCAAGACGTTCCGGCTGCCCGAGGCGTACATCGTCAAGGACACCGCCAAGATCTACGACCTCCAGGACCCGACCGCGAAGATGAGCAAGTCCGTCCCCACGGGCGTGGTCGAGCTGCTGGAGGACGTCAAGCGGTCCGCGAAGAAGATCCGGTCCGCCGTCACCGACACCGGGCGGGAGATCGCGTACGACCCGGAGAACAAGCCCGGGGTCAGCAACCTGCTGGTCATCTACTCGGCGTTGTCCGGGCGGACGATCGACGAGCTGGTCGCCGACTACGCGGGCAAGGGGTACGGGGACCTGAAGAAGGACCTCGGCGAGGTGTTCAGCGAGTTCGTGACGCCGGTGCAGGAGAAGGTCACGACGTACCTGTCCGACCCGGCCGAGCTGGACAAGGTGCTGGCCAAGGGTGCGGAACGGGCGCGCGAGGTGGCTTCGAAGACCCTCGCGCGGGCGTACGACAAGGTGGGCTTCCTGCCGAGTGGCGCGTGA
- the yhjD gene encoding inner membrane protein YhjD: MAEESKLDRLRRERPWLDHLVRAGERYSKQYGTHYAAAVTYFSVLSLVPMLMIGFAIAGFVLSSQPQLLDELRGSIAENVPGALGETINDVVKQAIDSKGTVGVFGLLGAAYSGLGWMSNLRDALTAQWGHAKEDMPFLKTALKDLLALVSLGVALVVSFGLTAAGSGFAELVLEFVGLHGVWWAEALLKVGTIVLALAANWLVFLWVLAKLPRKPVGWRSALKGAAAAAIGFEVLKQVGTIYLSTVTSSPAGVAFGPIIGVLVFANLVAQFLLFITAWTATARENLLKDLPAPPPPAVIRPVVEVTKTPSARAAAGLIGAGLVAGLLLRRR, from the coding sequence GTGGCGGAAGAGTCCAAGCTCGACAGGCTGCGCCGCGAGCGCCCGTGGCTCGATCACCTGGTCCGCGCGGGCGAGCGCTACTCCAAGCAGTACGGCACGCACTACGCCGCCGCGGTGACCTACTTCAGCGTGCTGTCGCTGGTCCCGATGCTGATGATCGGCTTCGCCATCGCCGGTTTCGTGCTGTCCTCGCAACCCCAGCTGCTGGACGAGCTGCGGGGCAGCATCGCCGAGAACGTCCCGGGCGCGCTGGGCGAGACGATCAACGACGTCGTCAAGCAGGCCATCGACTCCAAGGGCACGGTCGGCGTCTTCGGCCTGCTCGGCGCGGCCTACTCCGGGCTCGGCTGGATGAGCAACCTCCGCGACGCCCTCACCGCCCAGTGGGGGCACGCCAAGGAGGACATGCCGTTCCTCAAGACCGCCCTCAAGGACCTGCTGGCGCTGGTCAGCCTCGGGGTCGCGCTGGTCGTGTCGTTCGGCCTCACCGCCGCGGGCAGCGGGTTCGCCGAGCTGGTGCTGGAGTTCGTGGGCCTGCACGGCGTGTGGTGGGCCGAGGCGCTGCTGAAGGTCGGCACGATCGTGCTCGCGCTGGCCGCGAACTGGCTGGTGTTCCTGTGGGTGCTGGCGAAGCTGCCGCGCAAGCCGGTCGGCTGGCGCAGCGCGCTCAAGGGCGCCGCCGCCGCGGCGATCGGGTTCGAGGTGCTCAAGCAGGTCGGGACGATCTACCTGTCCACCGTCACGTCCTCGCCCGCCGGCGTCGCGTTCGGCCCGATCATCGGTGTGCTGGTGTTCGCGAACCTGGTGGCCCAGTTCCTGCTGTTCATCACCGCGTGGACCGCGACCGCGCGGGAGAACCTGCTGAAGGACCTGCCCGCACCGCCGCCACCCGCCGTCATCCGACCCGTGGTGGAGGTCACGAAGACCCCCAGCGCCCGCGCCGCCGCCGGACTGATCGGCGCGGGGCTGGTGGCCGGCCTGCTGCTCAGAAGGCGCTGA
- a CDS encoding SCO4848 family membrane protein, translating into MKLSRGMSLFLVAFGVWSWVIWPNFLRAIWKDPRSWDGGPTAFFTVHLVLIVASLAFGTVIGVLGVRGVRASRTLRK; encoded by the coding sequence GTGAAGCTCTCCCGTGGCATGTCGCTGTTCCTGGTGGCCTTCGGGGTGTGGTCCTGGGTGATCTGGCCGAACTTCCTGCGCGCCATCTGGAAGGACCCCCGTTCGTGGGACGGCGGCCCGACCGCGTTCTTCACCGTGCACCTGGTGCTCATCGTCGCGTCGCTCGCGTTCGGCACGGTCATCGGCGTGCTGGGCGTGCGCGGGGTGCGGGCCTCCCGCACGCTTCGCAAGTAA